The DNA segment GCAACCTGGTGGTCGCCGTGGGCTTCGCCCTGATCCTTGCCGGACTGTTCAGCCTGCGTGGCCCGACCCGCGCCTGGCAGGGCCTGCTCTGGGGCCTTGGCGGTTTCGCCACCTTCGCCCTGGCACCGTCCCTTGGCTTGCCGCCGGAGCTACCGGGCACCGCCGCCGCTGATCTGGCCCACCGCCAGACCTGGTGGATTGGCACTGCCGCCTCCACTGCAGTTGGTCTCGCCCTTATCGCATTCGGCCGTCATTGGGCGCTACGTGTGGCGGGCGTGGTACTGCTGGTGATTCCGCATGTGGCGGGCGCGCCGCAGCCCGAGGTGCATTCCAGCCTGGCGCCGGAAGCGCTGGAGCATGAGTTCATTGCTGCCTCCCTGATCACCAATGCGGCGTTCTGGGTCGTGCTCGGCTGGGCCGCAGCCTGGCTGTACCAGCGCCACGCATCGCCCTCCGCTTGAAGCTGGTCGCCGGGCTGGGCTGTCGACGTGGCTGCCCGGCAGACGAGCTACAAGGCCTGCTGATGCAGTGCCTTGCCGAGGCCGGTGCCTCGCTCGAAGAACTGGTCGCCCTGGCCAGCAGCGAGGCGAAGGTTGCAGAGCCCGGGCTGATGGCCCTGGCCGAGCGGTTGGGGCTGTCGCTGCATGGCCTGCCTGTGGATATCCTCGCGGCCTTTGAAACTCGCCTGAGCCAGCCGTCCGAGCAGGTTCGCGAGGCCGTCGGCAGCGCGGGCGTGGCTGAGGCCGCCGCGCTGGCCCAGGCCGAGGCCCTGTCCGGCGCTCGCGCTACCCTGATTATCGATAAACGCCGCAGTGCCAGCGCTACCTGTGCCCTGGCCTGTATCCAGCACGAGGCTTAGCGGCCCATGACGGTCTTTTTCATTGGCGCCGGTCCCGGCGATCCGGAACTCATCACCGTGAAGGGGCAGCGCCTGATCCGTGCCTGCCCGGTGATCCTTTACGCTGGCTCGCTGGTGCCCGAGGCGGTGCTGGCCGGGCACAGTGCGGAGTTGGTGGTGAATACCGCTGAGCTGCATCTGGACGAAATCGTTGCGCTGCTGGCCGAAGCCCATGCCAAGGGGCAGGATGTGGCGCGGGTGCATTCGGGTGATCCGTCGCTCTACGGCGCCATCGGGGAGCAGATTCGCCATCTGCGCGAACAGGATATCCCCTACGAAGTGGTGCCGGGGGTGACCGCTACCGCCGCCTGTGCTGCGCTGCTGGGGTGCGAGCTGACCCTGCCGGAGGTCTCGCAGACGCTGATCCTCACCCGCTACGCGAGCAAGACGCGGATGCCTGAAGGGGAAGCGCTGGGCGATCTGGCCCGCCATCGCGCGACCATGGCCATTCACCTGGGCGTGAGCCAACTGGAAAAGATCGTCCAGGAGTTGCTGCCGCACTACGGTGCCGAGTGCCCCATCGCCGTGATCCATCGCGCCAGCTGGCCCGACCAGGAGCAGGTCACCGGCACGCTCGGGGATATTCTGCCCAAGGTGGCGGCGCGGGATTTCCGTCGCACGGCGCTGATCCTGGTGGGCGAGGTGCTGGCCGCCGAAGGCTTCGCCGATTCGTCACTCTACCGTGCCGGGCACACGCACCTGTATCGCCCGGCCAGGACCGAGCCGCCACGCGGCTAGTGACGTACGGCGGTGAAACCCGCAGAATGCGGCTCTTATGCGGCGGGCGAATGGCCCGCCTACTCCTTCTAACCGGCTTTAAGCGACCTTTTTCTCTATGCGAATGCGCTTGATGCTGTTGGGTGGCGGCAATTCACTCGGACAGGCGCTGATTCGCCTCGGTGCCGAGGAAGACATCGGTTTTCTCGCTCCGCGCCCGCCCGAACAGGGCTGGGACGCCGCCAGCCTGACCCAGCTGCTCGATGACACCCGGCCCGATGCCGTGGTCAACCTCGCCTACTACTTCGACTGGTTCCAGGCCGACGAAGTCAGCGACGCCCGCCTGACCGCCCAGGAACGCGGCGTGGAACGCCTGGCCGAGCTCTGCCAGCACCACGGCATCGTCCTGCTGCAACCTTCCAGTTATCGCGTTTTCGATGGTTCCCGAGCCACCGCCTACAGCGAGAAGGACGAGACCGTTCCGCTCAGCCAGCGCGGCAAGGCGATCTGGCGCATGGAACAGAGCGTTCGCGCGGCCTGCCCCAGGCACGTGTTGCTGCGATTCGGCTGGTTGCTGGACGACAGCCGGGATGGCGTGCTGGGACGTTTCCTAAGCCGTGCTGCGCAGGATGACGAGATCTGCCTGGCGGACGATCGCCGCGGTAATCCCACGCCGGTGGACGACGCCGCCCGGGTACTCCTGGCCGTGATCAAGCAACTCGATTGCCAGGCGCCGCTTTGGGGCACCTATCACTACGGCGGCCATGAGGCGACCACGCCCCTGGCACTGGGGCAGGCGCTGCTCAGCGAGGCTCGCGGCCTGCACCCGTTGACGGTGCAGGACATCACGCCTCAGGCCCACGCCGCCCGCCCCGATGCGTCAGATGAGCCGCAGAACGCGGTGCTGGCCTGCAAGAAAATCCTTCATACCTTCGGCATCAAGCCGCGTGCCTGGCGCGCCGCGTTGCCGACCCTGCTGGACCGTTACTACCGCCATGGCTGATTCCCCCATTCTCATCACCGGCGGCGCCGGTTTCATCGGCTCGCACCTGGCTGATGCGCTGCTCGCCAAGGGCCATGCCGTACGCGTGCTGGACAATCTTTCTTCC comes from the Pseudomonas sp. TCU-HL1 genome and includes:
- a CDS encoding cobalamin biosynthesis protein gives rise to the protein MKLVAGLGCRRGCPADELQGLLMQCLAEAGASLEELVALASSEAKVAEPGLMALAERLGLSLHGLPVDILAAFETRLSQPSEQVREAVGSAGVAEAAALAQAEALSGARATLIIDKRRSASATCALACIQHEA
- a CDS encoding CbtA family protein; this encodes MIKRIAQTAGFAGLIAALVLTLLQSLWVTPLILQAETFESAEPAAVVEHDHGHGDTAVAHTHEHSDEAWAPEDGWQRTLSTGGSNLVVAVGFALILAGLFSLRGPTRAWQGLLWGLGGFATFALAPSLGLPPELPGTAAADLAHRQTWWIGTAASTAVGLALIAFGRHWALRVAGVVLLVIPHVAGAPQPEVHSSLAPEALEHEFIAASLITNAAFWVVLGWAAAWLYQRHASPSA
- a CDS encoding sugar nucleotide-binding protein, with the protein product MRMRLMLLGGGNSLGQALIRLGAEEDIGFLAPRPPEQGWDAASLTQLLDDTRPDAVVNLAYYFDWFQADEVSDARLTAQERGVERLAELCQHHGIVLLQPSSYRVFDGSRATAYSEKDETVPLSQRGKAIWRMEQSVRAACPRHVLLRFGWLLDDSRDGVLGRFLSRAAQDDEICLADDRRGNPTPVDDAARVLLAVIKQLDCQAPLWGTYHYGGHEATTPLALGQALLSEARGLHPLTVQDITPQAHAARPDASDEPQNAVLACKKILHTFGIKPRAWRAALPTLLDRYYRHG
- the cobM gene encoding precorrin-4 C(11)-methyltransferase; translated protein: MTVFFIGAGPGDPELITVKGQRLIRACPVILYAGSLVPEAVLAGHSAELVVNTAELHLDEIVALLAEAHAKGQDVARVHSGDPSLYGAIGEQIRHLREQDIPYEVVPGVTATAACAALLGCELTLPEVSQTLILTRYASKTRMPEGEALGDLARHRATMAIHLGVSQLEKIVQELLPHYGAECPIAVIHRASWPDQEQVTGTLGDILPKVAARDFRRTALILVGEVLAAEGFADSSLYRAGHTHLYRPARTEPPRG